Proteins from one Nitrobacteraceae bacterium AZCC 2146 genomic window:
- a CDS encoding PAS domain S-box-containing protein (product_source=TIGR00229; cath_funfam=1.10.287.130,1.10.510.10,3.30.450.20,3.30.450.40,3.30.565.10; cog=COG0642,COG3899; pfam=PF00069,PF02518,PF13185,PF13191,PF13426; smart=SM00065,SM00086,SM00091,SM00382,SM00387,SM00388; superfamily=47384,52540,55781,55785,55874,56112; tigrfam=TIGR00229), which translates to MNELSGYVFSSLREGDIALYRGSGNGLTPILLVAAEETSPGCVERLEHEYALKSELDADWAARPVALTYDNGRMTLVLEDPGGTPLDRLLGRPLDVSHFLGIAIPLAGALRHVHERGLIHKDIKPANILVESASSGVWLTGFGIASRLPRERQALAPPEVIAGTLAYMAPEQTGRMNRSVDSRSDLYALGVTFYEMLTGQLPFTAADPMEWVHCHIAWQPVPPNERVAAVPGPLSAIVMKLLAKTAEERYQTASGLEVDLRRCLGEWKSHGRIDPFPLGTHNPSDRLLIPEKLYGREREIDALLAAFDRVVAHGTPELVLVSGYSGVGKSSVVNELHKALVPPRGLFASGKFDQYKRDIPYTTLAQAFQTLVRQILAKSEAEVGQWRGALQDAVGPNGQLIVNLIPEVEFVIGKQPPVPDLSPQDAQNRFQMVLRRFLGVFARPEHPLALFLDDLQWLDAATLELLEHLVADPDVRHILLVGAYRDNEVSPYHPLMRTLEAIRKAGTRTHEIVLAPLELDDVGRLVVDSLHCNRDSARPLAQLVHEKTGGNPFFVIQFLTGLAEEGLLAFDADAAAWISDLARIRAKGYSDNVVDFMVAKLKRLSETTQQALKQLACLGNVAEVATLTLVRGVSEEEIHMTLWEAASTGLVLRLDSSYAFLHDRVQESAYALIPEDERAAAHLQIGRVLASQTPSEELEEKIFEIVNQLDRAATLIHSRDERDRVAELNLIAGKRAKTSTAYASALSYLAAGRALLTEDSWEQQYELTFSIEYHQAECELLTADLAAAEERLTMLSRRAGNLVDIAAVACLRLTLYTTLDRSDRGVEVCLEYLQRGGVRWSPHPMTDEVRHEYDRIWQQVGTRSIEELVDLPLMSNPGVRATLDVLTEVVTPALFTDENLLSLVICRMVNLSLEHGNSDGSCFAYVWLGMILGPHFGDYRAGFRFGRLGYDLVEKRGLHRYQARAYMSFGNLVMPWTRHIQTGRDLVRRAFDAANKIGDLTFAAYSCNNLNTNLIAAGDPLGDAQREAENGLDFARKARFGLVIDIITAQLGLIRTLRGLTAEFGSFNDERFNESQFESHLQSDPRLALPECWYWIRKLQARVYADDCASAIEAASKAQQLLWTSPSFFEVAEFHFFAALARAAQCDAAPAGERARHLETLAAHHKQLEVWAENCPENFANRAALVGAEIARLEGRELDAERLYEQAIRSARTNGFIHNEALANELASRYYAARGLERFAQLCLRNARYGYLRWGADGKVRQLEQLHPHLRDAQVRASRTATIGAPVERLDVGTVLKAAQALSGEIVVDELIKTLLRIAVEHAGAGRGLLILLQGDEPRIAAEATTGRGQVEVALRQTAVSAAELPESLLHTVIWRRESVILDDALAQNPFSSDQYICHKHARSVLCLPLVKQSKLIGALYLENNLASHVFTPGRISVLELLASQAAISLENARLYNDLQEREARIRRLVDSNIIGIMIWDFQGRIIEANEAFLDILGYAREDLVSGRLRWTELTPAEWRDADDQTVAELKAAGTVQPREKEYFHKDGSRVPVLLGATTFGDRQNEGVAFVLDLTGRKHAEEALRKAQADLAHVNRVATMGQLTASITHEVNQPITAAVTYALAARRLLSAKPPNFREVDDALALIVKEGTRAGEVVGRIRALMKKAPARKDAVEINDAILEVIALTRTEAAHNSVSVRTQLAEGLPRVQGDRVQLQQVLVNLIINAIEAMRDVDEEERELLISTRNEPDGASVEVRDSGPGFAPADLNRVFEAFYTTKPDGLGFGLSICRSIIDAHNGRLWASANLPRGASFQFALPAIANTAS; encoded by the coding sequence ATGAACGAGCTCTCAGGCTACGTATTTTCGTCGCTGCGGGAGGGCGACATCGCTCTATACCGGGGCTCTGGCAACGGCTTGACGCCGATCCTGCTGGTTGCCGCAGAAGAAACCTCGCCCGGTTGCGTCGAGCGACTTGAACACGAATATGCGCTTAAGTCCGAACTTGACGCCGACTGGGCGGCGCGACCCGTCGCGCTTACGTACGATAACGGCCGTATGACGCTGGTGCTTGAGGATCCCGGCGGTACGCCGCTCGATCGACTGCTTGGCCGGCCACTGGACGTATCGCATTTCCTGGGCATCGCGATCCCGCTCGCGGGCGCGCTCCGCCATGTGCATGAGCGTGGCCTCATCCATAAGGACATCAAGCCGGCAAATATTCTGGTGGAATCGGCAAGCAGCGGCGTGTGGCTGACGGGGTTCGGCATCGCTTCGCGTCTGCCGCGCGAGCGCCAAGCCCTCGCCCCGCCAGAGGTGATCGCGGGCACGCTCGCCTACATGGCGCCGGAACAAACCGGACGGATGAATCGTTCGGTGGACTCCCGTAGCGACCTCTATGCTCTGGGTGTCACTTTCTACGAGATGTTGACGGGGCAACTTCCCTTCACCGCCGCCGATCCGATGGAGTGGGTGCACTGCCATATCGCGTGGCAACCGGTGCCGCCCAACGAGCGGGTCGCGGCCGTGCCGGGGCCGCTCTCGGCTATTGTGATGAAGCTCCTCGCCAAGACCGCCGAGGAGCGCTACCAGACCGCCTCCGGCCTCGAAGTCGATCTTCGACGGTGCTTGGGGGAATGGAAATCGCATGGCCGTATCGATCCGTTCCCGCTGGGCACGCACAACCCTTCGGACAGGTTGCTGATCCCGGAGAAACTGTATGGGCGGGAACGCGAGATCGATGCCCTGCTCGCAGCCTTCGACCGCGTCGTAGCCCATGGCACACCAGAACTCGTGCTCGTATCCGGTTATTCCGGCGTCGGCAAATCTTCCGTGGTGAACGAGCTGCACAAGGCGCTGGTTCCGCCGCGCGGCCTGTTCGCGTCCGGCAAGTTCGATCAGTACAAGCGCGACATCCCGTACACGACCTTGGCACAAGCCTTCCAGACCCTCGTCCGTCAGATCCTCGCCAAGAGCGAAGCGGAGGTGGGCCAGTGGCGGGGGGCGCTGCAGGACGCGGTAGGCCCGAACGGCCAGCTTATCGTCAACCTCATCCCCGAGGTCGAGTTCGTCATCGGGAAACAGCCGCCCGTCCCGGACCTTTCGCCGCAAGATGCGCAGAATCGCTTCCAGATGGTACTCCGACGGTTCCTCGGCGTGTTCGCGCGGCCGGAACACCCCCTCGCGTTGTTCCTCGACGATTTGCAATGGCTGGACGCGGCAACTCTCGAACTGCTGGAGCACCTGGTCGCCGATCCTGATGTGCGGCACATCCTGCTGGTCGGCGCCTATCGCGACAACGAGGTCAGTCCATATCACCCGCTCATGCGGACGCTGGAGGCGATCCGCAAGGCGGGAACGAGGACGCATGAGATTGTGCTGGCACCCCTCGAGCTCGACGATGTCGGCCGACTCGTGGTCGATTCTCTACACTGCAATCGGGATTCCGCGCGTCCTCTGGCGCAGCTGGTGCACGAGAAAACTGGCGGCAATCCGTTCTTCGTAATCCAATTTCTCACGGGACTGGCCGAGGAAGGGCTCCTCGCGTTCGACGCGGACGCGGCGGCCTGGATCTCGGACTTAGCGCGCATCCGCGCCAAAGGCTACAGCGACAACGTGGTGGATTTCATGGTCGCGAAGCTGAAGCGGTTGTCCGAGACGACGCAGCAAGCACTCAAGCAACTCGCCTGTCTGGGGAACGTGGCCGAGGTCGCCACCTTGACCCTGGTTCGCGGGGTATCGGAAGAGGAGATCCACATGACGCTCTGGGAGGCTGCCAGTACGGGGTTGGTCCTCCGCCTAGATAGTTCCTACGCGTTCCTCCACGACCGCGTTCAGGAGTCGGCCTATGCGCTCATCCCTGAAGACGAGCGGGCGGCAGCACATCTTCAGATTGGCCGAGTGCTTGCATCGCAAACACCGTCCGAGGAGCTAGAGGAGAAGATCTTCGAGATTGTGAACCAGCTCGACCGTGCTGCCACGCTGATCCATTCGCGGGACGAGCGCGACCGGGTCGCCGAACTCAATCTTATTGCAGGCAAGCGCGCAAAGACTTCTACGGCCTATGCCTCGGCGCTGAGCTATCTCGCAGCCGGCCGCGCACTGCTGACGGAGGACAGTTGGGAGCAACAATACGAGCTCACCTTTTCGATCGAGTACCACCAGGCCGAGTGCGAGCTGCTGACCGCCGATCTGGCGGCGGCGGAAGAACGCCTCACCATGCTTTCGCGCCGCGCCGGAAACCTCGTCGACATCGCCGCCGTGGCGTGCTTGCGGCTGACGCTGTACACGACCTTGGATCGGAGCGACCGCGGCGTGGAGGTATGTCTTGAATACCTCCAAAGGGGTGGTGTTCGCTGGTCACCGCATCCCATGACGGACGAGGTCCGGCACGAATATGATCGGATATGGCAACAGGTCGGGACCCGCTCCATAGAGGAACTCGTCGACTTGCCGTTGATGAGCAATCCAGGGGTCCGCGCGACTCTCGATGTTCTGACCGAGGTGGTGACACCGGCATTGTTTACCGACGAGAACCTCCTCTCACTCGTGATTTGCCGGATGGTCAATCTCAGCCTCGAACACGGTAACAGCGATGGATCGTGCTTCGCTTATGTCTGGCTTGGTATGATTCTCGGACCACACTTTGGCGATTACCGGGCTGGATTCCGATTCGGCAGGCTTGGCTACGATCTGGTGGAGAAGCGTGGACTGCATCGCTACCAAGCCCGTGCCTACATGTCCTTCGGCAATCTTGTTATGCCCTGGACGAGGCACATCCAAACCGGCCGGGATTTGGTGCGTCGCGCCTTCGACGCCGCAAATAAGATCGGCGACCTCACCTTTGCGGCTTACAGCTGCAACAACCTGAACACGAATCTTATCGCAGCCGGAGATCCGCTCGGCGACGCGCAACGCGAAGCCGAAAATGGGCTCGACTTCGCGCGGAAGGCGCGGTTTGGTCTCGTTATCGACATTATCACCGCGCAGCTCGGGCTGATCCGGACTCTGCGCGGCCTGACGGCAGAATTCGGCTCCTTCAATGATGAACGGTTCAACGAGAGCCAGTTCGAATCTCATTTGCAGAGTGATCCACGTTTGGCGCTTCCCGAATGCTGGTATTGGATCCGCAAGCTGCAAGCGCGCGTCTACGCAGACGACTGTGCTTCCGCTATCGAGGCAGCATCGAAGGCGCAGCAGCTTCTCTGGACGTCGCCCTCATTCTTTGAGGTGGCCGAATTCCATTTTTTTGCCGCACTCGCGCGAGCAGCACAGTGCGACGCGGCACCAGCCGGCGAGCGGGCCCGCCATCTGGAGACGCTGGCCGCCCATCACAAGCAACTCGAGGTGTGGGCGGAGAACTGCCCCGAGAATTTCGCGAACCGCGCGGCGCTGGTCGGGGCGGAGATCGCTCGTCTCGAAGGCCGGGAGCTCGATGCCGAGCGCCTCTACGAACAGGCCATCCGCTCGGCCCGCACCAACGGTTTTATTCACAATGAGGCGCTCGCCAATGAACTTGCCTCGCGTTACTACGCGGCGCGGGGGCTAGAGCGATTTGCCCAGTTGTGTCTGCGGAACGCCCGCTACGGCTACCTGCGTTGGGGAGCCGACGGCAAGGTGCGGCAACTGGAACAGCTCCATCCGCATCTGCGCGACGCACAAGTCCGTGCATCTCGCACTGCTACCATTGGCGCACCCGTCGAGCGGCTGGATGTCGGTACGGTGCTCAAGGCTGCGCAGGCGCTGTCCGGCGAGATCGTCGTCGATGAGCTCATCAAGACGCTGCTGCGGATCGCGGTCGAGCATGCCGGCGCCGGGCGCGGCCTGCTGATCCTGCTCCAGGGCGACGAGCCACGGATCGCGGCGGAAGCGACGACCGGCCGCGGCCAGGTTGAGGTTGCGCTGCGCCAAACAGCGGTGTCAGCGGCGGAGCTTCCCGAATCCCTGCTCCATACCGTGATCTGGAGGCGGGAAAGCGTGATCCTTGATGACGCCTTGGCGCAGAATCCGTTCTCGTCAGATCAGTACATCTGCCATAAGCACGCTCGGTCGGTTCTCTGCCTTCCCCTGGTGAAACAATCCAAGCTGATCGGGGCACTCTACCTCGAGAACAACCTGGCATCGCACGTGTTTACGCCCGGCCGGATCTCGGTACTGGAACTGCTGGCGTCGCAAGCGGCGATCTCGCTGGAGAACGCCCGACTGTACAACGATCTCCAGGAACGGGAGGCCAGGATTCGCCGCCTGGTCGACTCGAACATCATCGGGATCATGATTTGGGATTTTCAGGGCCGGATCATCGAAGCCAACGAAGCCTTTCTCGATATTCTCGGGTACGCCCGGGAAGATCTCGTCTCGGGTAGGCTGCGATGGACGGAGCTGACGCCAGCCGAATGGCGCGACGCCGACGACCAGACCGTCGCAGAGCTGAAGGCGGCTGGAACCGTCCAACCGCGTGAGAAAGAGTACTTTCACAAGGACGGCAGCCGCGTACCGGTTCTGCTCGGCGCGACGACGTTCGGCGACCGCCAAAATGAGGGTGTCGCCTTCGTGCTCGATCTGACGGGGCGTAAGCACGCCGAAGAGGCACTGCGCAAGGCGCAGGCGGACCTCGCACACGTAAACCGCGTCGCGACGATGGGCCAATTGACGGCCTCGATCACGCATGAAGTGAACCAGCCGATCACAGCGGCAGTCACGTACGCGTTAGCCGCTCGGCGCTTGCTAAGCGCTAAGCCACCGAATTTTCGCGAGGTGGATGACGCGCTCGCTCTTATTGTCAAGGAGGGGACTCGCGCAGGCGAGGTCGTTGGGCGAATCCGCGCACTCATGAAGAAGGCGCCCGCACGAAAAGACGCCGTAGAGATCAACGATGCCATCCTCGAGGTTATTGCTCTCACCCGTACGGAAGCCGCACACAATAGCGTCTCGGTGCGGACGCAGTTGGCGGAGGGCTTGCCGCGTGTCCAGGGTGATCGGGTCCAGCTGCAACAGGTACTAGTTAATTTGATCATCAATGCTATCGAAGCGATGCGCGACGTCGACGAAGAGGAGCGGGAATTGCTCATCAGCACCCGTAACGAACCGGATGGCGCGTCAGTCGAGGTGCGAGATTCGGGTCCAGGCTTCGCGCCGGCGGATCTCAACCGCGTATTCGAGGCTTTCTACACCACGAAACCGGACGGTTTGGGGTTTGGGCTGTCGATCTGCCGGTCGATCATCGACGCGCATAACGGACGATTGTGGGCGAGCGCGAACCTGCCCCGCGGCGCCAGCTTTCAATTCGCCCTGCCGGCGATCGCAAACACTGCGTCGTGA
- a CDS encoding hypothetical protein (product_source=Hypo-rule applied): MIRAILLASATVTSMRGLHNMAPIAFLGACFWVDEQEQS; encoded by the coding sequence ATGATCCGCGCCATCTTGTTGGCGAGCGCGACGGTTACCAGCATGCGCGGCTTGCACAATATGGCACCGATCGCATTTTTGGGTGCCTGTTTTTGGGTTGACGAGCAAGAGCAATCGTAA
- a CDS encoding hypothetical protein (product_source=Hypo-rule applied; superfamily=51366), whose amino-acid sequence MLYTKRSSGIAFSEDAKAFYANGASAITQSD is encoded by the coding sequence ATGCTTTACACCAAGCGATCCTCTGGCATCGCCTTTAGTGAAGATGCCAAAGCGTTTTACGCAAACGGTGCTTCGGCTATCACGCAGAGTGATTAA